Sequence from the Cucumis sativus cultivar 9930 chromosome 1, Cucumber_9930_V3, whole genome shotgun sequence genome:
TTGGGTTTCAATGAGCATAGAAACATACAATTACTGGATCTTGTAAAATCTTTGGACATTTTAGCTCTAAACTCAAATGAAACaatccaaattaattaaattgaaacaaaccTAAAACATCATACagttaaattgtttttaaattgcacAAGTAACTACTTCCTTGTTACATTGTTGTTCAAAACACCAAtgtattttgatgtttgtttGACGTGTTAAGATTTGTTCCCCACAAACATAAGTGCATACATTAGAGTAGAAGACGATTATGACATTCAATACAACTCCCAACAATAAAAAGTACACCCATTCCATCAGCATAGATCatattttataagattttaGATCTATTAGCTTCTCATCGTCAACCATAAACCGAGTTCCTAAAGTTTTGATAACCATTAAGTATCTTCAACACCTCACCAAACCCATTTTTCTGAAGAACAAATGATAACTCcagagaagaaataaagaaacaatgaACACAAATCAAATAGTGCAACACTCATTAGAAAATTTTCTGCATGATGAACTTTCAACAAATGCCATGTGGCTCTACTCCAATCGATAGTGAATCTCACCAACAGAAAGCACACCATCTACATcacaacaaatttcttttatccaGGGGGCAGAAAACtaacgtttttaaaattcaagtttcAATCCAAAGCCATACCCTGCGCAGCTATTCCATTCTGTTAATCCTagcaagaagaaaaatctcaCTTAAAATAGATATGCAGAGGGCAATGTCACCAGATGATCGACCAGTTTTAGTCAAAAGCATCGTCGTCGTCATCGGGAAGAGGTTGACTGGCAGCTGCTACCAATTCAGCTTCATGCCTTcagaaaacaaacaacatataGATATGGATTACTCCAAAGAATGTGAATGGTTTCGTTATTAATGACTAAGGATGAGGATGTCTCACTGTTGCTGGACAGCCAAGTCAATGTGTACTTCAGGAGGAGCCAGAGCTGGAGACTCCACAAAATGAATGTTGGGATCCCTGAATCACCATAAGAAAATGAAGTCCATCGTCATGAATGttccaaattaaagaaaaaactaacaCAACCTAAACCAGGAAATGGATTTACCCAGCTAACTTCCTGGCCAAGTAGAGGAATGGTTTTTCAAAGTTGTAGTTACTCTTTGCAGAAATTTCATAGTACTGTAGGTTCTTCTTCCTGTGGAACGTGACTTGTTTGGCCTTAACCTGCCTGTTTTTCACATCCACCTTGTTTCCACAAAGAACAATTGGAATATTCTCACACACCCTGCAGGTTAATAAGTCATCAGATGGCAGGCAGCTTGAGGAAGAGTGCCCTGACGTTGCAACAATTCAGTTTCCTACAAACAAATGTTAGATTACCTGCAAAGATCACGATGCCATGTAGGGACGTTTTTGTATGTCAATCTAGCAGTAACATCAAACATGATGATTGCACATTGCCCATGGATGCTGCAATCATGAATTAAGACACAAAATAAGGAACTTCATCAGTAGGAGGAAATTGAAATCAGAACAGTCCTTAACAGAAATAAAGGACCATCAAAAAATACTACCAAGGGATAACAAGATtgtaaagataaaataatctatcagatcaaataaatgacaaaaagaaaatagaaaatttaacatTGTTGCAGGAGGGAAACAAGCTCCCTACAGAAATGAGGAAAATGTGCTAGAGCAACAACGAAGTACAACCGGGAATATTTAAACTCGGGAGCATAACATACGAAAGAATAGAAGACCTCATTTATGAACTTACTAGTAGCCATCTCGTAGACCACCGAACTTCTCCTGCCCAGCAGTGTCCCAGCagtaaaatctaatttttccACAGTTTGTGAAGAAGTCTAAAGGGTGCACTTCCACGCCAATGGTTGCTAATTTCATAAGAAACAACAGAAAGCCAAACCCATACTTAAGagttgtttattaattttaactaaaacCCCATTCCAAACAATgaataatccaaaaaaaattatggggATAGCAACAATTCTTACGTTCGTATTTCTTTTCGAACTCCCCTGTGAGATGTCTTTTCACAAACGTTGTTTTCCCTGAGCAAACATAACAGAAATGATTCAGTCATACTCGAATTAGAAGCCTTGTCAAGTATTGGATGACAACCAACAAAGAGCAACGAAGAATGACGGATTTCCTATTTAAATTATGTAAgccaaaaacacaaacaaagtAACTGGATTATATTATAGATGGTCTTAAAAGAATTGATCTAGAATGCCCTTGGAGTATCGGATGCAATGAAACGGATTGATAAAACCCtaataaaggaaagaaaagttatAGTTTGAGAAAAGGAATCCAATCCCGCATCAATCTTGGTTGAAATCAACGGCATTAAGGCACGATTTGAAAGCTTTACGGTTTGTTCTTGAGTCTGGAATTGGAAGAGAATACTAGGAGTGGGAGGCAGGAAGGAAAGAACATACCAGTGCCGCCATCACCAACAATGACGAGCTTGAAACTAGGATAATCAACAGTCTTCTGGTCGGGCAAAGCCTGggaaatagaaagaagaaagagtgaGAAAGAGTGAGAAAGAGTAAGGAGTGGGTGGAGGTGAGAGAGTAAAGAGGTATCACCATGGGAAAGCGTCGAattggaaatgaagaaatcggCGATGGAGAATTAGGTTAAAAGAAAGGGGGGGTTTGAGagtggaagaggaagaggaagaggagagGGTTTATAGGGAAAGGGCGTAGTTTGGCTTTCAAATGAAGCTATTATTCTGACCGTTGGATCCGCAGTGTGGGATCACTCTCCATCGTTGTTTTTTCTGTTTCGTGAGAGagtctttcttcttttctttttttttttcttttgaattttgagcgCTCTTTTTAcactctctcttttcttaCCCTCAAACCATTTTAATAGAATCCTTCtttagaatttaataaatgaatttcatATCTCACACTTACATTACCACTCCTTCTTCCCAAACTGCTTTAACAATTCTTTCTATTAAATGCTTATAAAGTAAactaagaaattttttttatcttctttctcaaaattttatcaactttattataaaacaGATAAACACATTAAACAATACCCatgttttatttcaaaattactgtttttgaaacttattatcaaaataagGTTGTTCTAAAacatattatcaaaataatacaattcttctttttttaatcgGGTCAGTAACTCATAGGAGGAAGACTACAAGGATGCTTCTGCCCTTCTCTGCATGTTGGTGTGGTGGAGGGCGAGTTCTTGTCTTTATACAACCTTCTTCATTCTCACATCCTCCCAAactctttgattttcttctccaattctCAATCTCACAAATCACTTGTACTTTTCACAAATCCTATCAACCTTCACATTATCTCTCGGTTCACTCttctcctctttcttttttattttcattcgcatttttcctccatttttcatcattttccatccttattttaaatcaaaattatttttcatttcattcttcCAACAAACTGAGacatttgatataaaatttatttatatttgttaaattcatatttttctataatacttatataaaatttgactaTATTTGCAtggtatatttttttctaagtaaattgatttgaaatatatatggtAGATTGTGtagttgtttgaaaaaaataactacTAGGTGCCAGGTGGgtttatatataagaaataatatatcttatgaaaaaataatatatctttttttaaagcttTATATgcatttaacttcattttaatGTAATTGCAGTTTTTGCATCTTCCTTGTTGGACCAATCTAGTTAATtgcatattttgtttaaaacatacatatatttagcTAAAagattttactattttattttcgttttttctCTCTGTATATAGctctatttgtttatttgttatgtgtactcttttcttttaagaaaaatattaatttatatctttaaaatttaaaaattgtatcaaTAATACTAACAATTGTAGATCAaatttaaaccctaaatattgtatatttatGCCTATATTGTATTTTGCTTAAATAAACTTCATATAAAAAGTTAAGATCTCTTTTAGAAATCATTAATGAACCAATTTAGAACCACATTTCAGATGTAAagtgatataattattaaatttactaattataaaattgaaattttaaattgaaaaacttgtagatttagattttataagtATAAGTGGATTTTtgtaagcaattttttttatcatgttattaaaactacaatatttaggaaaataataaaaacgaacattcacataaaaaaaaaaaaataaaagaacatattttttcttccatatttaatcattttcatctttattttaaaacaaaattatttttcattccatTCTTCCAACAAATTGAAGTATTTGTggtataaaatttatttatatttgttaattcatatttttctatactatttatataaattttgctttattcTTGTATTGTATTTGTAGATTTGGTGgctgtttgaaaaaaataactaccaactatgttttcttctaagatttgaaatttatattgtagattgtgtggttcttttgaaaaaaataactacggaagtgtgtatatatacaagaaataatatattttatgattctaaagttattctattttttttagtacctTGGATTggcaacaacaaaaaaaatcacttgaaaaaaatatatacatattatattttgttacacCTGTTATACCACATACAACATACATTTATAAGCTCTACAACATACGTATCATCTATCATGATTAGATCATCCTTGTTTGATTTCATAGGTCTACTCTCCTTGAACCAAGAGATATTGCACTTctacaaccatttttttaactgCATATAgagataattataatatatactacCATTGACCATATAACGATagtttatgaaaacaaaacaaccatTTTAAGTCGAAACAGAGCTAAAGTACCAAAAACAGAGCCAAACATAGCTATATCGAAACTTTCTATTGGTTTTCGAAGTAGCTTATCAAGatttaaaagttctaaaataataataataataataacatgcATTACTTCATAGTTGTTCTCAGACACAAAAATCACCATAGAACACTCAATGTTTTATCATATTATGTTAAGAACAGACTGGAAAATCTTCTACAACACAACTTAATGCtcccttccatttttcttcaggctcatttgtgaaattttgtatGTTTCTTTGTATCTCggtaaatatataaaatatacacttatatttgaaatacGAATGGAAAAATACTACTAACGGAATTTAAAACGCATCGAAACGTTGTGTTGTTCATTCAACCGGTGTATATAGCGAATGTTTTGCACCAAATGACGACGAAAAACCTTAATGTTTTGGTCGGAATTGATGAAGATGGACGAGTGGGAGCGTTTTTGAGAATACGAAGTATACCTCATTTGAAAATACCATAAACGTTTACACGACCGCTGTAGTTCACGCCTAATACACCTTTtcacattcttttttatttttttttaaattcttttatttatttcatattcttAATCCAAATGGGTAATAAGGTAAATTGTGCCAcatatttgtgaaattttatagTCCATTTAAgacttttttgaaatttcttattGAAATAGGTCCATTGTGTAAAATAATATACCAAATTAGGCTATTCTTGTTGAAACCCCTTTCCAATTCTCCAATTAGACTTATTAATTATCTagtccaaaaacaaaatcgaTTCAGTTCTATTGTGTGTGACATGTTAGGTTAATTTAAGAGACAACGgtaaaaatggcaaaataatatagtacaatttgaaaaataataagttttaaaaataatttgatttttagcaaaatCGCATGaggtagattttttttttttgcaaattttcaaccaattttaCCCTTgcaactcatttttttttttcaattatagtATATTTATGCAGcgtaaaataatagaatataatacatacagtgtatttgcatatcattcaattttataataatattaaatagatatttatgTTTCTGATTGATCTATTTTAACCAATATAGGCTAGAttcatgattaaaaaaaaaaaaaaaaccttgaacTACGTCATGACTTAATTCTTATCTTTGTCATGacttaattcttttcttcaaaagatgTTCATCTCTACTAAGGAATCATAACAAATTGGGGGCAAATCTCTAAATTCAAGATGTTCATCTCTAGTAACAATGAGATGCAATAAATTGAAGATGTACAAAATCTGTGCAAAGACTATGTACAAGTTGAGTgcatgtaaaaaaaaaaaaaaaagaatctcaaAATCAAGCTCAAAGGCGTCATTAATGATCCCTCATATTAAAGCATAAAGGTTTCATTGATGATTCCTTATATTCAAGTTTGAAGGTTTCATCGATGCTGCAGCTCCAGCTCTTCGAGAGGATAACGATCGTACAACTTTGATAGGACGACGATCGTGCAACTTTGAGAGGACGACGATCGTGCAACTTCGAGAGGACGACGATCGGGCAACTCTGCTTTCGCCTCTCCAAGATGAAAACGATAGTGTAACATCGCTTCTGCCTCTCCAATAAGATGCATACAATGCTAAAGCTTTAGCCTCTGCTTCATCTTCAATGTGTTgcaaccgagaggattcatcttcatcttctcttagGAACCACAACCGAgaagattcattttcatcttctctcaggTGTAGCAaccgaagaggattcatcttcatcttctcccaagTGCTGCAACcgaagatgattcatcttcatctgctctaaggtgtcacaagtgagaggattcatctttgtcttcTCCCATGTGTTGCAACTtagaggattcatcttcatcttctcctaggAATTGCAaccgagaagattcatcttcatcttctcctaagagtcgcaaccgagaagattcaccttcatcttctttcaagTGTCACAAccaaagaggattcatcttcatcttcttccaggTGCTGCAAccaaagaggattcatcttcatcttctttcatatgtcatagccggAAAGAttctccttcatcttcttctaggtgctacaaccaaagaggattcatcttcatcttctctcatatgtcatagccggAAAGAttctccttcatcttcttctaggtgctacaaccaaagaggattcatcttcatcttctctcatatgtcatagctgagaagattcatcttcatcttctcccaggtGCTACAAtcaaagaggattcatcttctctcatatgtcatagccgagaggattcatcttcatcttctcccatatgtcatagctgaaaggattcatctttatcttctcCCAAGTGCTGCAACTgaagaagattcatcttcatctcctcccatatgtcatagccgagaggattcatcttcatcttctcttatatgtcatagctgagaagattcatctcCATATTCTCCTAGGTGCTGCAActgaagaggattcatcttctcccatatgtcatagctgagaggattcatcttcatcttctctcatatgtcatagctgagaggattcatcttcatctcctctcatatgtcatagccgagaggattcatcttcatcttctcctataTGTCATAGCTGAGAGTATTCATCTTTATCCTCTAACAAGTGCCGCAACCCGGTCGAtgggattcatcttcatcagctctaaggtgtcgcaaggtagatgattcatcttcatcttctccctgGTACCACAAccaagaaataagaaaaaaaaggagaagcaagaagaaaatgacgaagaagaaagaaggaagaagaaagaaaaaaaagaagaagaaagaaagaagaaggagaaagaagaagaaagaagaaggagaaagaagaagaaaacaaaaagaaagaaaaaggcgacgaagaaaaaagaaaaaagaaaaaaaacaaaaagaaagagaagaagaaaaagaaaaccaaaaagaaagaagaa
This genomic interval carries:
- the LOC105434419 gene encoding GTP-binding nuclear protein Ran1B, which translates into the protein MALPDQKTVDYPSFKLVIVGDGGTGKTTFVKRHLTGEFEKKYEPTIGVEVHPLDFFTNCGKIRFYCWDTAGQEKFGGLRDGYYIHGQCAIIMFDVTARLTYKNVPTWHRDLCRVCENIPIVLCGNKVDVKNRQVKAKQVTFHRKKNLQYYEISAKSNYNFEKPFLYLARKLAGDPNIHFVESPALAPPEVHIDLAVQQQHEAELVAAASQPLPDDDDDAFD